The Fervidibacillus albus genome contains a region encoding:
- a CDS encoding glycoside hydrolase family 18 protein, producing MQIHVVLPGQSLFGIAQAYNTTVNDLVEANEIPNPNRLVVGQTLVIPIIGSFYWVQPGDSLWTIGQKFGVSYQQLAEINRIPLIRPLQVGTRLYIPPTPKTMREFNGYIEPRGTVTPTLENYAREAAPYLTYLAPFSYEVLRDGNLREPPLNQFPQIAAMNRNVLMMVITNKEDDQFSDELGKVILNDIQVQEKLLNNIVATAKKQGFRDIHFDFEYLRPEDRQAYNNFLRKAKARFAKEGWLLSTALAPKTSADQKGKWYEAHDYRAHGEIVDFVVIMTYEWGYSGGPPMAVSPIGPVRKVLEYAVTEIPSQKIFMGQNLYGYDWTLPYKEGNVAKAVSPQQAIQLAAQNNVPIQYDFRSEAPFFDYTDENGNNHRVWFEDARSIQAKFNLIKELNLRGMSYWKLGLSFPQNWLLIQENFIVQKN from the coding sequence ATGCAAATTCATGTTGTTCTTCCAGGTCAATCTTTATTCGGTATTGCCCAAGCATATAATACGACGGTCAATGATTTAGTAGAAGCAAATGAAATACCGAATCCGAATCGACTCGTTGTCGGGCAAACTTTAGTCATACCGATTATCGGAAGTTTTTATTGGGTTCAGCCGGGAGATAGCCTTTGGACGATTGGGCAAAAATTCGGCGTATCTTATCAACAGTTAGCAGAGATTAATCGCATTCCACTCATCCGTCCGTTACAAGTTGGAACGAGATTGTATATCCCCCCTACGCCAAAAACGATGAGAGAATTTAATGGTTACATCGAACCCCGTGGCACTGTTACACCGACTTTGGAAAACTATGCACGGGAAGCTGCTCCATATTTAACGTATTTGGCACCATTTAGTTATGAAGTTCTTCGTGACGGAAATTTACGAGAACCTCCCCTTAATCAGTTTCCACAAATCGCAGCGATGAATCGAAACGTACTGATGATGGTCATTACGAATAAAGAAGACGATCAATTTAGCGATGAACTCGGCAAAGTGATTTTGAACGACATACAAGTGCAAGAAAAACTTTTGAACAATATCGTCGCTACCGCTAAAAAACAAGGATTTCGCGATATCCATTTCGATTTTGAATATTTACGTCCAGAAGATCGGCAGGCGTACAACAATTTTTTACGTAAGGCAAAAGCTCGATTTGCGAAAGAAGGCTGGCTCCTTTCAACGGCTTTAGCACCGAAAACGAGTGCGGATCAAAAGGGAAAATGGTATGAAGCCCACGATTACCGTGCCCATGGAGAAATCGTCGACTTCGTTGTTATCATGACGTACGAATGGGGATATAGCGGCGGTCCTCCAATGGCCGTCTCACCGATCGGTCCTGTAAGAAAAGTGTTGGAATACGCTGTAACTGAGATTCCATCACAAAAAATTTTCATGGGACAAAATTTATACGGATACGATTGGACCCTCCCTTATAAAGAAGGGAATGTGGCAAAAGCCGTCAGTCCTCAGCAAGCCATTCAACTGGCTGCACAAAATAATGTTCCGATCCAATATGATTTTCGTTCCGAAGCACCATTTTTTGATTATACTGATGAAAATGGAAATAATCACCGCGTATGGTTTGAAGATGCCCGAAGTATCCAAGCAAAATTTAATTTAATAAAGGAATTAAATTTGCGAGGAATGAGCTACTGGAAACTCGGCCTTTCTTTCCCACAAAATTGGCTTCTTATTCAAGAAAACTTTATAGTCCAAAAGAACTGA
- a CDS encoding deoxynucleoside kinase: protein MNSNFIAVEGPIGAGKTSLAKAISDHFHFHLLKEIVEENPYLGKFYENIDEWAFQTEMFFLTHRFKQLEDIQNHFLHWNKPVVSDFHMFKNLIFAHLTLRMDYYEKYAKIYSILTEDLPEPNMVIYIHADVDTLLKRIAMRGRNFEQSISPDYLKQLSERYDIFIEEFEREHPNVPILRIDGNATDFVNNEHDLKTILENVTFLLAKGANNR, encoded by the coding sequence ATGAATTCGAACTTCATTGCCGTCGAAGGACCGATTGGGGCAGGAAAAACATCATTAGCAAAAGCTATTTCCGATCATTTTCATTTTCATTTATTAAAAGAAATCGTCGAGGAAAATCCGTATTTAGGAAAGTTTTATGAAAACATCGACGAATGGGCATTTCAAACCGAAATGTTTTTTCTCACCCATCGTTTTAAACAGTTAGAAGATATTCAAAACCATTTTTTACATTGGAATAAGCCCGTCGTATCAGATTTCCATATGTTTAAAAATTTAATTTTCGCCCACTTAACTTTACGAATGGACTATTACGAAAAATACGCAAAAATTTATTCCATTTTAACGGAAGATTTACCCGAACCGAATATGGTAATTTACATTCATGCGGATGTTGACACTCTTTTGAAACGAATCGCCATGAGGGGACGAAATTTTGAACAGTCAATCAGTCCTGATTATTTAAAACAACTTTCCGAACGATACGACATTTTTATCGAAGAGTTTGAAAGGGAGCATCCAAACGTACCGATTTTGCGAATCGACGGAAATGCAACCGACTTTGTTAATAATGAGCACGATCTTAAAACGATTTTAGAAAATGTAACATTTTTACTCGCAAAAGGAGCAAACAATCGATGA
- a CDS encoding YaaL family protein, translated as MFFKNRKGQLKKKYDQKLLEQMEDLKKKWEEEKNLLNHSVGVSEEMKKQVQLAKIKYFYLFKEAKARKVKITDYKKK; from the coding sequence GTGTTTTTTAAAAATCGCAAAGGCCAACTGAAAAAGAAATACGATCAAAAATTATTGGAGCAGATGGAAGATTTGAAGAAAAAATGGGAGGAAGAAAAAAACTTGCTCAACCATAGCGTCGGTGTGAGTGAAGAGATGAAAAAACAAGTTCAACTAGCGAAAATAAAATATTTTTATTTATTTAAAGAAGCGAAAGCGAGGAAAGTAAAAATTACCGATTATAAAAAGAAATAA
- a CDS encoding YbaB/EbfC family nucleoid-associated protein: MRGMGNMQNVMKQMQKMQRKMQEEQEKLAEERVEGTAGGDVVKVIVSGHKEVLEVQIDEDVVDPEDVETLQDLIVIATNDALSKVDKLTEQRMGQFTKGLNIPGLF, translated from the coding sequence ATGCGCGGAATGGGAAATATGCAAAATGTGATGAAACAAATGCAAAAAATGCAACGGAAAATGCAAGAGGAACAAGAAAAACTCGCAGAAGAAAGAGTCGAAGGAACGGCCGGTGGAGATGTCGTGAAAGTAATCGTATCTGGCCATAAAGAAGTTTTAGAAGTGCAAATCGATGAAGACGTCGTTGATCCGGAAGATGTAGAAACGTTACAAGATTTAATCGTCATCGCTACAAACGATGCGTTATCGAAAGTGGATAAATTGACGGAACAACGGATGGGACAGTTTACGAAAGGGTTGAACATCCCTGGCTTGTTTTGA
- the dnaX gene encoding DNA polymerase III subunit gamma/tau: MGYQALYRVWRPQNFKDVVGQKHVTKTLQNALMQGKISHAYLFSGPRGTGKTSAAKILAKAVNCENPQSGEPCNECDICKGISDGSIPDCIEIDAASNSGVNEIRDIRDKVKYAPNVAKYKVYIIDEVHMLSIEAFNALLKTLEEPPKHVIFILATTEPHKIPSTIISRCQRFDFKRISPQAIADRMRHILNDSSQSYEEEALQLIARVAEGGMRDALSLLDQAVSFSEDQLTVQDALLITGSVSQQKLNELAFSIVKAEPEKSIRTLHDLLSEGKDPSRIIEDLITYFRDLLLYQSSPGMKDYLERAVVDETFMQLAESYEKDQIFHIIRELNQAQQEMKWTNHAQIYLEVYLVKLSQRKKETIHSSVKDQIDLLNDKILSLEQEIQQLKEAKVSSPVQKEESRKGQNPQRGQKKAFKAPVGKIENILANATKQNLHMVKSNWAQLLEQLKRSHSALLNDAEPVAASDRGCVVKFKYDIHCQMAMNNEEFVHIMNTMLTNLFQKQVELVGVPEDQWGVIRQSFLSQHRDLVKDPSKEQPEGDPLIEEARKLVGENLLEIKD; this comes from the coding sequence ATGGGCTACCAAGCGTTATACCGAGTTTGGCGACCGCAAAATTTTAAAGATGTCGTAGGCCAAAAACATGTAACGAAAACGTTGCAAAATGCCCTCATGCAAGGGAAAATTTCCCATGCCTACCTTTTTTCCGGACCGAGGGGAACGGGGAAAACGAGCGCTGCGAAAATTTTGGCAAAGGCGGTAAACTGTGAAAATCCCCAATCGGGAGAACCTTGTAATGAATGTGATATTTGTAAAGGGATTTCCGACGGCTCCATCCCCGATTGTATCGAAATTGATGCGGCTTCCAACAGTGGTGTAAACGAAATTCGGGATATTCGAGATAAAGTGAAATATGCACCGAATGTTGCCAAATACAAAGTATATATTATCGATGAAGTTCATATGCTTTCCATCGAAGCGTTTAATGCGTTGTTAAAAACGTTAGAAGAACCGCCGAAACACGTAATTTTTATTTTAGCAACGACGGAACCGCATAAAATTCCATCGACGATTATATCCCGTTGTCAACGATTTGATTTCAAACGAATTTCCCCTCAAGCGATTGCAGACAGAATGCGCCACATATTAAACGACTCGTCGCAAAGCTATGAAGAAGAAGCCCTCCAATTAATCGCGCGGGTAGCTGAGGGTGGAATGCGGGATGCCTTGAGTTTATTGGACCAAGCGGTATCCTTTAGCGAAGATCAACTCACCGTACAAGACGCTTTACTGATTACCGGTTCCGTATCTCAACAAAAATTGAATGAATTAGCTTTTTCCATCGTCAAAGCCGAACCGGAAAAATCGATTCGTACGTTACACGATCTTCTTTCGGAAGGAAAGGATCCGTCCCGAATCATTGAAGATTTGATTACGTATTTCCGCGATTTACTCCTTTATCAAAGTTCACCAGGAATGAAAGATTATTTAGAACGGGCTGTCGTCGACGAAACGTTTATGCAATTGGCCGAAAGCTATGAGAAGGACCAAATTTTTCACATAATCCGTGAACTGAATCAAGCCCAGCAAGAAATGAAATGGACGAACCATGCACAAATTTATTTAGAAGTGTACTTGGTGAAACTAAGTCAAAGGAAAAAGGAAACGATTCATTCATCCGTCAAAGATCAAATCGATTTATTAAACGATAAAATTCTCTCATTAGAGCAGGAGATTCAACAATTAAAGGAAGCTAAGGTTTCCTCACCTGTCCAGAAGGAAGAAAGTCGGAAGGGTCAAAATCCACAGCGGGGACAAAAAAAGGCATTCAAAGCCCCGGTCGGCAAAATTGAAAATATTTTAGCGAACGCCACGAAGCAGAACTTACATATGGTAAAATCAAACTGGGCGCAACTCCTCGAACAATTGAAACGGTCCCATTCGGCATTATTGAACGATGCGGAACCGGTCGCAGCATCCGATCGCGGTTGTGTTGTGAAATTCAAATACGATATTCATTGTCAAATGGCGATGAATAACGAGGAATTTGTCCACATTATGAATACAATGTTGACCAATCTTTTTCAAAAGCAAGTAGAACTCGTCGGTGTTCCGGAAGATCAATGGGGAGTCATTCGTCAATCCTTTTTAAGTCAACATCGAGATCTCGTAAAGGATCCGTCAAAGGAACAGCCGGAAGGAGATCCATTGATTGAAGAGGCGAGAAAACTCGTCGGTGAAAATTTATTGGAAATTAAAGATTAA
- the recR gene encoding recombination mediator RecR, whose amino-acid sequence MYYPEQITKLIDSFMKLPGIGPKTATRLAFHVLTMKEDTVLEFAKALVNAKRNLTYCSVCGHITDRDPCYICEDNHRDKSVVCVVQDPKDVIAMEKMKEYNGLYHVLHGSISPMEGIGPEDINIPGLLKRLQDEQIQELILATNPNIEGEATAMYIAKLVKPSGIKVTRIAHGLPVGGDLEYADEVTLSKALEGRREL is encoded by the coding sequence ATGTATTATCCGGAACAAATAACGAAACTGATCGACAGTTTTATGAAATTACCTGGAATCGGACCGAAAACAGCAACGCGGCTCGCCTTTCACGTATTGACGATGAAAGAAGATACGGTGTTAGAATTTGCCAAAGCGCTAGTGAATGCAAAAAGAAATTTAACATATTGTTCCGTATGCGGGCATATTACTGATCGCGATCCGTGTTATATATGTGAAGACAATCATCGTGACAAATCGGTCGTTTGCGTCGTCCAAGACCCGAAAGATGTTATCGCTATGGAAAAAATGAAGGAATATAACGGACTATATCACGTTCTACACGGATCGATCTCTCCAATGGAAGGAATCGGTCCGGAAGATATTAATATTCCCGGTTTGTTAAAAAGACTGCAGGATGAACAAATTCAAGAATTAATATTGGCGACGAACCCGAATATCGAAGGGGAAGCGACGGCAATGTACATCGCCAAGCTCGTCAAACCGTCTGGAATTAAAGTAACACGAATTGCCCACGGGCTTCCGGTCGGAGGCGATTTAGAATATGCCGATGAAGTCACTTTATCGAAGGCGTTGGAAGGAAGAAGGGAATTGTAA
- a CDS encoding stage II sporulation protein M — MSMLYKILSFKNLIVMFLIFFLGFCFSAVLDIKNSTIQQNTLSTSGFYDIFSNNFRLSILMIVSGFLSLGFLSSIIVFINGFYFGAFFSANIKYLNY, encoded by the coding sequence ATGAGTATGTTGTATAAAATTTTGAGTTTCAAGAATTTAATTGTGATGTTCTTGATTTTTTTTCTCGGGTTTTGTTTTAGTGCCGTTCTTGATATTAAAAATTCAACTATTCAACAAAATACCTTAAGTACTAGCGGTTTTTATGATATTTTTTCAAATAATTTTAGGCTATCCATTTTAATGATTGTAAGCGGTTTTCTGAGTTTGGGTTTTTTATCATCAATAATTGTTTTTATAAATGGTTTTTATTTTGGAGCTTTTTTCAGTGCAAACATAAAATACTTAAATTACTAG
- a CDS encoding ABC transporter ATP-binding protein, translating to MIEVIKLSKKYHDQYALQNVSVTMNSGEIVGLVGKNGAGKTTFLESIAGLIKPTDGEIKINGKKDYNYHVIGYLEDNPYFYDYLTVKEIIHYYYLMQNKKIKSEKSDQLLLDYGLLEKRDVMVKELSRGMKQKLAFLLAIVHNPKILLLDEPFTGLDPVNLKMMKNKLSQLKKKGITIVLSTHILSFASNICDRVLFLDKGKITYILEGSRLTEKALEEKFNEYVV from the coding sequence TTGATTGAAGTAATAAAGTTGTCTAAGAAATATCATGATCAATACGCTTTACAAAATGTGAGCGTTACAATGAATAGCGGTGAGATTGTTGGGCTTGTAGGAAAAAATGGTGCCGGAAAAACAACATTTTTAGAATCGATTGCAGGGCTTATCAAACCTACCGATGGGGAAATAAAAATCAATGGGAAGAAAGATTACAATTATCATGTAATTGGTTATTTAGAAGACAATCCATATTTTTACGATTATCTTACAGTAAAGGAGATTATTCACTATTATTATTTAATGCAAAACAAAAAAATAAAATCAGAAAAATCCGATCAATTATTATTAGACTATGGGTTGTTGGAAAAGAGAGATGTGATGGTAAAAGAACTTTCCAGAGGCATGAAGCAAAAATTAGCTTTTTTACTTGCCATTGTCCATAATCCTAAAATTTTATTATTGGATGAGCCATTCACCGGTCTTGATCCAGTAAACTTGAAGATGATGAAAAACAAACTTTCACAATTAAAGAAAAAGGGAATTACGATCGTTTTATCGACACATATTTTATCCTTTGCTTCGAATATATGTGATCGTGTTTTATTTTTGGATAAGGGAAAGATTACATATATTTTAGAAGGGTCCCGATTAACCGAAAAAGCATTGGAGGAGAAATTCAATGAGTATGTTGTATAA
- the tadA gene encoding tRNA adenosine(34) deaminase TadA, translating into MEERDIYYMNLALEEAKKAGEENEVPIGCVIVLGDEVIAKGRNVRESEQNALGHAEIIAIQEACKKLGTWRLEEAELYVTLEPCPMCAGAMVQSRIKRVVYGASDPKAGCGGTLMNLLQEERFNHQCAVEKGVLEEPCSNILTEFFRKIRKQKGKKKEEMK; encoded by the coding sequence ATGGAAGAACGGGATATATACTATATGAATCTCGCTTTAGAGGAAGCGAAAAAAGCAGGTGAAGAAAACGAAGTACCGATCGGTTGTGTCATCGTTTTAGGTGACGAGGTCATTGCAAAAGGTCGAAACGTAAGGGAGTCGGAACAAAACGCATTGGGTCATGCGGAAATCATTGCGATTCAAGAAGCGTGTAAGAAGCTCGGGACGTGGCGGTTGGAAGAGGCGGAACTTTATGTCACGTTAGAACCTTGCCCAATGTGTGCCGGTGCGATGGTCCAATCTCGGATTAAACGAGTCGTGTATGGGGCATCGGATCCGAAGGCAGGATGTGGAGGAACGCTGATGAATTTATTACAAGAAGAACGGTTTAATCACCAATGTGCAGTGGAAAAGGGTGTATTAGAAGAACCGTGTTCGAATATATTGACGGAATTTTTTCGGAAAATCCGGAAACAAAAGGGGAAGAAAAAGGAAGAGATGAAATAA
- a CDS encoding MazG nucleotide pyrophosphohydrolase domain-containing protein, producing MEIGDVLFSLICLANQTETNLEDSLAQILEKYEKRFAAKGDVGSGK from the coding sequence ATTGAAATCGGCGATGTCCTGTTTTCTCTCATTTGTCTTGCCAATCAAACGGAAACGAATTTAGAGGATAGCCTTGCGCAAATTCTAGAAAAATATGAAAAGCGATTTGCTGCAAAAGGAGATGTCGGATCAGGAAAATAA